TCAGGATAAATATATACACGTTCAAAATTGCGACTACTATAACCACCCGGTGCATTAACCCATGCCCCTGGAGTAAATTCACTTCGTCCTGAGCTTGGATTGTAGCCGCATGTAACTAATGTCTCGGTTCGTGATGGCATTGCGCCAACCCAAATTCCTGCACCGTAAATATAAAAATTTCCACTTCCTTTGGGCCATTCACCACCCGGCCTTCCAATGCCGTACCCGAAAGTTCCATAATTTGTAATTGGAATTCGCCACTGATTTTTGCCATACCATTTAAAATCTAACAACCGATTAAACCGTGGGGCCTCTTCTTTAGTTCGTGCCGATAAAATATTTACAGACAATGTAAATACTAACGTTACACCTATTATAATGTTAACGTTTTTTAACTTCATAAACTCCTCCTAAAATTCAAAATCAATTCCAAACCGGATCTGACGCGGTGCTCCGTAGTTCATAGGGTTATTAACAAAGTCTCGCCACGCAGTTAGGTAGGACACATATTCCTCATAATCATCAACAATACCATTAGAATTGATATCTCGAGCTGGATGATAACTGGAATAAAGTAGTGTCACATCATCATTAGGATTGATTGGTCTTGTGGCATAAGTATAAGCGTTACCGTCATCGTCTGGTCGGCCAGTATATCCATAAACCCATTCGATATTTTTTGTATCAAACAAGTTAATAATATCGCAGGTAAGATTAAATTTAATTTTACCAATCGTGATACCTTTCACGAGTTTCAGGTCAGTTGACCAACGCGGTGGCATTCGTAACGAGTTCTTTTCTCCAGTTCTCCGGCCACTATTAAGACCTTGGCGTAATTCAGCTTCGCGTGGTGTATATGGCAGTCCGGAACCATAATTAAATAACATGGTCGCCTTAAGATTTCGTGCCAAGACAATGAAATAATCCGCAGGTAAATCGACACCAAGATCGAGCTTTAAAGAATGGCGCTCATCAAAATCTAATGTATACTCTCGTTTGGGAGGTTCCATTTCGCGTCCACTTACCGGATCAACTCCGTACGCATAGCGTTCATAATAATATTCATAGCCGTAAGAGGCGGTACCTTTAGCATAAGAAAGCCCATAAGACAATCGACCTGACCAATAATTGGCAAGTTGTTTTATTAAGCCGATTTCAATACCTCGAACATTTCCGTATTCTTCATTACAGATTGGATAATACCCGGTAGGCACGGCAGGTATAAATCGAATGCCGATAAGGTCGTAGATATCTTTATAATACGCGGTAAAATCTAATGCGGTTACGGTAGAAAGTAATACTTCTGAGCCAACTTCATAAGCTACGGTCTGCTGAGCTCGGAGATCCGGATTTCCAATTATCATATTACCACGAGAATAGGCAAGCTGAGTTATGTTATCAAACAAATATCGATAGGCTGGTGTCTGATAAAAATGACCGTAGGAAAATCGAAACTTTGCCTTTTCTCCAATGGGGAAGGAAATTCCCAATCTGGGTGAAAATTTATATTTTATCTGCGCCCGAACCATTGTCGGATCTTCAATATTGGTCGGATTTGCTCGCTTGTAGGCTTTAGGATCTAAATAATCTAGTCGAACCCCTACCCGCACTACCAGATCTTCGAAATCCATTCGGTCTTGGATAAAAACTGCCAGATTAACTGGTCGATAATTATAAAAATCATAAAATGGATTAGGATCCCAGGGTAAAGAATTATATCGCCTAAAAAGAAAATTGTTACGTAATTCGAAACCGGTTTTAAATTCATGTACTTTTCCGATATTGTGGGTCAAATCGCCTTTTATCGTATGTACCCGTGAACCATGGAAAAGGAAATAGCGGTAGTCGCCGACACCATAAAAAAGATTACTAACACCAAACGGATTGTTGACAACATTATTACGCTGCTGCTGATAACCGGGCAGGATGCCGCTTATTGTTCGCTCGGTCGTATCGGCCCGAACAGCATCTAGGGCCTTAAACTGATAATCCTGCCAGAATTTCCAACCAAAAGTATAACCAAGCGCTCGTTCCTTTTCTAAATCACGAACCGCAATAACGCGCTCGTCCCAGAAGTATCCATAGCGAATCGTGTAAAAGGTGTTTTTTGAAATCATATGATTGACGGAAAGCCCAGCCTTACGAACTCGCTCTTGACGAGACAAGAAATGATCAAGATGATATTTAAATCCAATGTGGTTTAACGCTCCAGAGCCTTCTCGTTCTGATGGATACTGTTCCCATTGTTCCCGAGACAGAAATCCATCAGTGGTTAACTTCAATCCGGTGAGTTTTTGGGGAATGTAAGTAAGCTTTGTCGTAACTTTGTAGTCTTGACGGTTCTGATGAGGTAGCTTAAATTTTCTTGGTGCGTAATCTTCGGCAATAAAGACTTCGCCAGAAAGAAAATATTTCATTTTGTTAATCGGCAGAGGTCCGCCAATTGAGACTTCCGCGCGATTGTACCCAAAATTAACCGGCTCGGGTAAAAAGGCATCGGAAGTATATTTGGCTCTTAAGGAAAAATTGTCGCGTCCTTCTCTGGTAACCACAGAAACAATACCAGACATCGCTTCGCCATACTCAGCATCAAAACCGCCTGAGATCACTAATACTTCCGCAGTTGCTTGGGGATTAATTCGTGCCGCTGAATAGCCATATAATGGATCAGTAGTTGCGATACCGTCTACAAAATATACGATTTCGTCAGGTCGACCACCCCGCAAATGGGTACCATAGGTTGGACTTTGCACCACGCCGGCTGATAAATTTACAATTGCACCTAAGGAAGCTACAGGTAGTCGATCAAATTCGTCTTTGGTAATTACCCGTTGAGTAGCAGCCTGGGTTCGGACGATTAAGGGACGCTCAGCTGAAACCTCAACAGCGCCTACTGGAATAACCGTTGAACGCAAAGTAAAATTGACTGTTATTGTTTGGTCCGAAATCACCAAAACATCGCTCATCCGTACCGGTTCGTATCCGACATAGCTGGCTACAATTGTATGAAGACCAGCTGGCACATTAGTTATTAAATAAAAACCGTTGTTGTCAGTAGCAGCACCTAAAGGAGTGCCTTCGATTATTATATTTACTCCCACTAAGGGTTGCTTGGTATCAGCATCAATTACTCGACCAATAATTCGTCCAGTTTCGCCCGCAAAGACTAAATTTAATCCCAAGATTATTAATAATATACTTATTACCACGAAGATTTTGTTCATACACACCCTCCTTTAATCACTCACTTTAATTGGTAGTGCCCAAACTGTTTTGGGCCACAGATTTCGCATCGGATAGGCTAGCCCGCTTAATCCGAAAACTTCAACATAAAGATGATTTAATCCCAATTCTGAAAAACCGATCTTGGTAGTAGCTACGTTGTTGGACACGGGTAAAAAATACTTAGGGCTTAATTGGCTGCGACCATAACTAACATATACCAAATAGTCATCACTACCACTTAACGTAATTCTTAATTCCACCGAATCACCTTGAAGTACAGTATATAGAGAGTCGATCTTAAAAAGATTCATAATACCGCGCCGATTATGGGTTGGCGTGTAGCGAAATGTATCCGTTTCTCCTGAGCTCTTTTTAAGGATAATGTTACTGATGGTCGGAGCTAGGGAATTATCAGGCAGATAAGAACCAAAACCTGTTAGATAACCTAGGAAATATCGCGTCGCACCGTTTTCTTTTCTTAGTTCTAAAAAGCGACGTGCTTTATATCCAAAATGCCATTCGGCCTCGCGCGGACTAAAGAAATCTTTGCTAATTGATACTGCATAATAGCTAATTGTTGTCTCGGGTGGTGTTACGGTAGTATCAATTATGGTATCAGGGGCAAACCGAATCCGCCACACACTGTCCACGCCAACGACCGCAATACAATCAGCCGAATCTTGATAGGTTACATAGCAGAATGTATCGCGGGTCTCGATGGAGTCGTTTTTTCGACCAAAGATATACTCAATATATAGCGGACGTTCGGTAATTGCATAGCGAAACCCATTAAATTTTGCTATCTTGATTAAACTTTCAATCGGAGTTGTGCGGCGTGCGGTATCTGATGGCACAAGACCTATCGTGATATTTAAAGAATAGTTATGGTCTTGGATCACTTTAAGTCCATTAATACTATCCCGCCAAGCGGCTAGAACCTGGTTCACAGCCAGTGAATCTTCCCGAGTTTCCCAGGGCCAACGCATAAAACTTTCGTGTTCACACGAAACAATCAAAAATCCTGCCAACAACCATATCACTCCAAAAAGAAAAAAATATCTTTTATACATAAAGCTCCTTCTTTTCGGATACCACAAAAGATTTTAAAGAAAATGCTACGGGGGGACCGTATAGGGGACCGTGGTCCCCCCGTATTTTTTAATTGGTGCGGATAACTTTAGATGATGCGCGAGCAGTCGGCGTGCTTAGATTTATGAAGTAGACCCCATGACCAACAAGATCGCCATTAGCATCTCGGCCGTCCCAGGTTACCGTGGCTTCTCCCGGGCCTTGGGTACCGGAAACTAGATTCTTAATTGGGCGACCTAAAATGTCATAAACGGTGAGGTCAACATAACTTCGGGCTGGGATGGAATAGGTGATGGTAGTCTTTGAGGAAGTGGGATTAGGACTGATTGACTTTAGGGAGAATGTATAAGTTAGTAGCGACGAATTCTCTTCAATCGCGGCCGGTAAACTATTCCGATGGAAACGATGGAGTACTACCGGATTACGAGTTGTCGGTCCCTGGCTATAAAGTTCAAATCCGGCAACCGAGTCAATTACATATTGAACAAATACGGTATCATCTTTTACACCGCCAACGCACGGGAAACGTTTAGAGGTAGTATTAGGATCGGTTATCCGGCCCTTGCGGGTTACGGTTTGACCGTTATTGCTAACCTCGGCAACCCAGATATCAGCCCGGGCCAGACTTGTTGTAGGCTCATAATTAAGGGAATCAAATTGTTCCCAGGCGACATAAAACTTGCCATCGGCTGCTTGCACAATTGATGGTCGGCAGGCAAAAGTTGCATTATATCCTACCGGGGCATTTAAGGTGTCGGCGTCGTAATGGTGGATTAGAGTCCAGGGATTAGGATTTCCGGACTGAGGACTGTAAAGCCAAATCTGGGACGGTATTGTATAACCAGAAGTCCCCTCATAATGCATTACTGAGGCCACAATTCTTAGATTGTCTTGATTGTCGAACATTGCAAACAGTGATGAAATATGATAACAAGGATTGACACCATACATTGAGGGCGGGAATGGTAATTGAACCTCTGGTTGCCAGGTTAAGCCCCCATCCAGGGACACTCGGTAGAATGCCCGCTCCGGATACGGATCCTCCGAACACTCCCACAAAATAACTACCTTGTTTGAGGTTTTTGAGGCGGCAATATTGTGATCTGGGAAAAGCGGGGCACTACCTTCGCTATGGATCCTAATCGGTGTTGACCAAGTTCCCCATGGTTGACAACGAGTATACCATAAAGAATCCTGAGATGTTGCATCAACACAAGCGACATGAAGTGCCTGGTTATTACTCACAGCCACCGCCGGCCATTGATAACCGCTCGGGCCATTAGAATATTGGAAAAGGCCACCACCGGGCATAATATCGTTGGCAGCAACCGGTGTTAAAACACCACCAACCGATTGGTGAGTCAAACCTACACCGCATCCGGTAACTGGGTCGTAATCAAAGCTTCCAAAACCGCTTCGAGATGAATACACGTTAATTCCTTCATTAGGCCAGTTCCAAGTCCTTGTCGTAAAATCATAAAAATTATATCTTTGATTACGATCGGTTGCTGGATTAAAATTGGAAAACATCCAATAACAATGAAGCCCTTCAACTCCAGTTGTGGGACAATACCGGCAGTGCGAGTAAACCGGCCCATTATATTGCCAGTCGTAAGTCGTGTATCCGACTACATCTTGACGGCCAATAATTGGCATAAGCTCAGTGGAATTAGAATTTGCGACATTAGCGACTCCCAAATTAGTGCGATTGTCTTCAATGTTAGGCAGTACCGTTTGTACCTTCGTTAAATTGTTGTTTGTGGCATATAATAACGCTCCAATAACAATTGCTAACAACCATATTTTTCTCATAAGTCTCCTCCTCCTTTATTTAAAATTAATGAGCACACCGGCTTTTGGTTCCTATGCACCTCCTTTCTTTGAATTATTTTTTGTTTCATTGTTTTTATTTTAAGCGGAATTTAAACGGGATTGAAACCCAGACGCGAACATATTGGTCGCGCTGTTTCGCTGGCGTGAAGACAGCATTCCGCGCCGCCTCTAGTGCTGCTTGATCAAGTGAGGAGTTCCCAGAGGACTTTTGAATTTCGACATCAATTATGCGCCCATCAACATCGACCAGGGCCTTAACAACCACATCGCCTTCAATGCCGGCCTGTTTGGCTAGCTCTGGGTAATTAGGCTTGGGGATATTAACCGGCTGTGGCTTAACTTCGACTGACCAGAAGGGAACAATCGGAATATCAGTTTCAGTCGGTTTTTTGATTATTTCTTGAAATTCAGTTTTTTCGATTGTTGTTGCCTCTACCTCTTCAGGTGTTTCGGCCGCAACCGGCAGCTTAGGCCGTTCCACCGGTGGCGGTTCAGCAAGTTTTTCTAATTCTGGTGGTAGCTCTTCAGCAATTGTTGCCACTTCTTTCTTTAGTTCGTAAGCCTTATATACAAATTCTTTAGGCAATACCAAAAACACAATATTTACAAGAGCTAGGGCTATGACGGTGCTGATTCTTACGGCCAGTCCATAATAACTGTCCCAATCAAATGTTCGGTTCATAGGCCCTCACTACCTCTTAGCAAATTCAGTTGCAAAAGTAATTTTTAAGGCCCCAGCTTCCCTTAAGGCCTCTAAAATATCTGAAACCTTGCCATATTCCACTTCCTCATCAGCTCGAACCACCATAATGAGTTCCGGATTATCGTCTAATTTACCGCGGGTTACCGCAATCACCCCATTTAAGTCTAAAAGATTATCATTAATCGAAATCCGGCCGGCTCGGTCAAGCCATACATGGGCGACATTACGCCGTTTTAAAATTCTCTCCGTAGCCAAGGCCTTAGGCAAAGTAAGCTTAAGGCCGACTTCGGTTCTAAACACCGTTGTGAGCATAAAAAAGATAATTAACAAAAAAGCAATATCAGAAGTCGAGGCTGTAGTTATTTCTGGTTCACGTCGAATAAGACGTTGAATTCTTTTCACAACTAACTCCCTTCTTTGACCGGTACCAAACTAATTTTTTCGGCTTTAGCCAATTTTAACTGATCAAAGACCCTGATCATCGTCTGATACTTTGCCGTCCGATAGACCTTAAGGGCAATTACTAAGTCCGGATTTTTTTGTAGCTCCTCTTCAACAATTCCTTTAACACTAGGAATATCGACAATTTGATCTCGAATCAAAACTTCGCCTTGAGGATTTACCGCAATCGTTAGAATGTTTTCACTTTTTATTTTAACTTCTTGCCCTTTCTCGGGCAAAACTATTTTAAGGCCTTTCTCGCGGGAAAATATCGAGGTGGTCATAAAGAAAATGATGATTAAGAACGCAATATCACCCATCGATGCTGTAGGAATCTGAGTTCTGATTTCCTTTCGTTCTCGCAATCGCATATTTTTATTGTTTAGGAGTGCAAACAAACTTTTCTGCTAAATAATCAATTAAAGTTGATGCGGCGGTTTCCATATCTCGAGTGTAAGAATTAATCTTACTCTGGATTAAAATAAAGATAATTGAAAGAGGCGCTGCAATAATTAAACCCCACTTGGTAGTAATTAACGCTTCAGAAATACCGCTCGCCACAACCGTAGGTTCAACCTCGCCAACCGCGGCAACAGCCGCAAATGCTCGGATCATTCCGGTCACAGTTCCTAAAAACCCGAAAAACGGTGCTACGGTGATAATTCCACCTAAGAGGTTCATACCGCGATCTAAAAATGAAAGCTCGCTGGCTGAAGCTTTAATTATCGCGTCCTCCATCAGCGCTCGACCACCACTGGCTTTTTCTAATGCTGCTTTTAGAACTCTCGCAACCGGCGATGTAGTCTTGTTGCACATTTCAACTCCTGCATTTATACCGCTAGCTTCGATGGTCTTAATTAGGTTTGTAACAAAAGTTTTGGCATTAAGACGCATTTTTACAAAAATCGTGTAGATACGCTCAATAATAAGCGCTAACGCGAGCACAATGCAGGCCAATAAAAACCACATTATGCCGCCACCGGCTTGAAATTCATGTATCATTGTGCCTCCTTACTATATATAGTTTTGCTCATAACACACATAAAACACCATAATAATTTAACAAATCTTATTGATTTGTCAAGAGTAAATTTTTCGTATAAGCAAAAATTCTTATTGACAAATAGAAGAGTTTTGTTAAAATTTTATCTAAAAATGGGGCAGTAGCTCAGTTGGGAGAGCACCTGAATCGCACTCAGGAGGTCGGCGGTTCGAATCCGCTCTGCTCCATACTACTAACTAGTCGAAAATGATATTACCAAAGCGTATTTTTTTAACAAAAGGTGTTGGCAGACACCGTGATAAACTCTCAAGTTTTGAAGCGGCGCTTCGAGATGCGGGGATCGAACGATTTAATCTTGTTCGGGTATCAAGTATTTTACCCCCGGGATGTAAATTCATTCCGAAAACTAAAGGTTTACAATACCTTACCCCCGGAGAAATAGTATTCTGTGTCTTAGCCGAAAATGCAACTAACGAACCACACAGATTGATTTCAGCGTCGATCGGGGTTGCGGTTCCTAAAGATCCTGCTCAATACGGTTATCTCTCAGAATACCATTCTTTTGGCGAAACCGAGGCCAAGGCTGGAGACTATGCCGAGGACCTCGCGGCAACAATGCTGGCAACTACCTTAGGGGTGGAATTTGATCCGAATGCTAGCTGGGACGAGCGTAAGGAAATCTGGAAAATCTCAGGCAAAATTGTTCGAACTATGAACATAACCCAAACAGCAATTGGCGATAAACGCGGTTGGTGGACTACAGTTGTTGCCGCAGCAATTCTTATTCCTTAAAATGCTAATAAAGCTTGGTGATTTTGGTTCTATAATAATAGTGCCCTAAAATTTGACGATACGAATAACCCCGACGCGCCATGGCTAATGCGCCATATTGACACAAACCGATGCCGTGTCCCCAGCCTTTACCATCGATTTCTAAACTATCACCAATTTTTTTAATTGTAAAAAAAGTTGAACGTAAATTAAGCGCTTTGCGTACGGCGTCGCCCGAAATCTTATATTCTTTGTCGGCGGTAAACTTTAAATAATTCAGTCGCTCACTTGTTTTATCAAAAATTGCTTCGGGTATAAAATAAAACTTATATCCAACACCCGCCAAGTAGAGTATTGTATCTAAAAATGCTTGATAACTTAATTTCACTTTCCAACGATAATAAGGCGAATCGGAACAAAAGGGAATTTGGTGTTTAGAATGCCTGGGTGCGTCAACAATTGATTTCAAATAAGGATAACGTCCATTTGCTGTTTTACCGCCGCAACAAGCGTGGTACTGGGCGAAAGCTATATTGTTGTCGTATTTCAAGACCTCACCCCGAGTCGCATCAACCGCTAATTTTGCCAATCGATATTCACGTTCTACACCCCGGTATTCTTGGTCATACATATATGACCCATAAATATCAAAATCATCTCGGCGCCCAAGCATGGTATAGACATAGCTTCGGGCGCAAACCGCTAAAGCCTTTAAGGCCTCAAACTCAGCCTCTTTAGCTAACCCAAGCTCGCAGCTAACAACGCCATATAGATATTTTTCAACGGGTAAAATATTAATTGCCGTGAGCGAACTGCTTGTGTAAAATCGGTGTTTAACATTTTTCTTTACTTGAATTTTAGAATGGTAACCTGTAAGTTTTTTTAAATGTGTCCCAATTTTTATATTTCCTTGACTTTCTAATAAGATTTCATTTTTATCGGTTAGTAGCGGTTTTTTAGTTAATGATAAAAGTATGACACTATCAGATTTTACTGTCACTAATAAATAGGTATTTGGTCTAATCAACTTGGTTACCTGTAAACTATTAGATACCAACAGCGCGCTATCCGAAATAACGTACATTGTATCAGTATCCCAAATTACAGCAACTCTAATGATTGGTTCTTTAACTTCGTGCATCCTGATTCGAATTTCGGTCCGGCGGCAGCAAAAATTATAAGTCGTAAATGTTATAAATAAAGTAACTAACAAAAAAAACGGCAATCGTTGCACAATTTAGTATATTTTTTAATTACAATAAACTCAAGGTTCTATTTTTCTCTTTACAAATCGATTATTTTTAATAATAATATTTATTATGCCTTACCGAATTGAAAAAATAGCTGAAACTATAAAATGTGCCGTTGCAGAAATTATTTTGACTGATCTTCAGGACCCGATGTTTAATTTTGTAACCATTACTGGAATTAAATTGAGCAACGATCTTAGACAAGCTACCCTGTATTTCTATACTTTTGCTGAAAATGTAAATAACGCAGTAGTGTTAGCTCATTTAAATCATGCTGCTAATTTTATTAGAAATCGCCTTAGAGAAAAGGTGATTATGCGATATATTCCCCAACTTGATTTTAAGCTTGATGAACTTGTCGTCGAAGAAAAAAGACTTTCGGAACTGTTGCGACGTATAAAAAGTTCTAATGGAGTCTAAAATTTCTGACACCATTAAACTCACCGATCTAGATAATATAAAAGTTAAGTTGCGCGGCATTCTACCGATAATTAAACCGTCGGGTATTACCTCTTATGACTGCATTCGTCGCCTTAAGCAACTTTTTAAAAACACCAAATTAGGCCATGCGGGAACATTGGATCCTATTGCGAGTGGTGTACTTTTAATACTCTTTAACGAAGCTACCAAACTCGCACCTTATCTTTTAATGCATGACAAAGAATATGAAGCAACATTTAGGCTTGGAATTACCACCGATACTGACGATATCACCGGTCAAATCTTAAAAGTACAACCGGTGCCGCAATTGAGCGAAGACACTCTTAAAAAACATCTAGCAACTTTTCTCGGAACTCAAAAACAAAGTCCACCTAAATTTTCGGCAATTAAAATTCGGGGACGAAAAAGTTACGAATTGGCCCGCAAGGGAATTAGTGTTGAGTTACCACAACGGATCATAACTATCAAGTCTTTAGAGCTTGTTAGTTTTGCTCCTCCTCTAGTTCGAATAAGAACCTTAGTAACGAAGGGCACGTATATTCGAGCCTTAGTGCGCGATATCGGCGAAAAGTTAAATTGCGGAGCATGTTTAGAGAATCTCGTCCGAACTAAAATCTCTTCTTTCACGATCGAAAATGCAATTCCTTTAAATGAAATAAATTATGAAAATGTCATCAACGGACTAATCGCACCTTTTGATGCATTACCCGGGCTCCCCTCATTAATTTTAACAAACCATGAGTTAAAAAAATTAGCTAATGGCTTAAAAATCAAAAAACCCTTGCCATATAATCCGAATACCACAATTCGGCTTACCGATGAAAAGCAAAGGGTTTTTATTATCGCTAAATACACAGAAGAAACAATCCATCCCGAACGGTTAATTTATGCTGATCTATAACCTGGCACCCAACAAAAGTTATCCTGATTATTTCTCGTCAATTATTACTATCGGTAGCTTTGATGGAATCCACCGCGGTCACGACAAAATCATCAAAGAAACTAAGAAATTAGCCAAACAAAAAGGCAAGCCCTGGGGCATAATTACCTTTAGCCCAACCCCCCAGGTTCTTTTATACCGAGATTTTCGATTTCTTCTCACGACCGATGAAGAGAAATGGATAATTTTAGAAAAGTATTCTCCTTCGTTCGTAGGAATAATAAAATTTACCCGTAAAATTCAGAATTTAATGCCAGAAGGGTTTTTTGTAAATTATATAGTAAAACCTCTACGGCCCCAACTTGTCGTTGTTGGACCTGATCATCGCTTTGGCAAAAATAGCAGCGGCGACATTAAGCTACTTAAAAAATTAGAAGTAAAATACAAGTTTACTCTAAAAATTCTACGACATTATAAATATCATCGAATCCCAGTACAGTCAACTAGAATTCGCGAGCTTTTAATTTTGGGTAACATCAAACGCGCTAATGAACTTTTAGGCAGATATTATTCGCTAATTGGTACTATCAAGGCTGGCCACGGTATAGCCCGTAAACTAGGATTTCCAACCATTAATATTCAAATTAAAAACAAATACAAGCTTATTCCTCCTGATGGCGTCTATTTTATTAGGGCTGGCCTTCTAAATAAAATCTATTATGGAGTCATGCATATCGGAATATCTCCAACCGTTTCAGAATTATTTAGAGTCCCCAAGCGAAGAAAAATTGAGGTTTACTTATTAAATTACCGGGCAAATGAAAAAATCAACTTGTACGGTCAAAAAATTTCTTTAGAAATAATTGATCGCCTTAGGGAAGAAAGAAAATTTAGTAATACAGAAGACTTACAAAAACAGATAGCAAAAGACGTAAGCCAAGCTTATAAACTGATTTATGGATGAAAAACGGTATTGGTAAAAAAACATTGTGGCTTGTTTATGCCTCACGAAAAGGTGGGCATACCTATCCGACTTATGCGCTACTATCTTATTTAAAAACCAACTATGCACATCTTTTTGATGCTCGAGCAATAAACCTGTTGGAGCACTCATTCTGGATGTCTTCATTAGAAATAGTCGGGCGGTATGGAGATCTTAAATTTCGAAAATTATGGCGATTTGGTTATAAAAGTCTCCGAGCCGAAAGCAAGTGGTTTTTAAAAATTTGGGAAAAGTCTGAAAGGTTGTTGTTTTACTTTGACAATATTGTTAATACCTTATTTAAAAAATTTCCTACACCTGATCTAATAGTATCCTTTCAACCCGAACTTAACGCTATAGCGGATTATTTTAAAAAATACTTTTTAGGTCAGTGGCATACCGTAATAATCGACCTTTGTCTTCATGGACTTTGGGTTAATAGGGCGGTTGATTTTTATTATGTGTATAATGAAGAGATGAAACAAATGTTACTAAACAAAAATTTCAATACGGATCAAATACTTGTTTCAGGAATTCCGCTACGTTCTCAATTTTATGAGGTTATTACAAAATCACCAAGTGAAATCCGGTCCCAATTGGGCATTTTCCCAAATTTACCAACTATCTTGATTATAGGGGGACTCCTTGGAACAATGGTTAACTTTGCAGAGGTGGTTAGTAAAATTTTGAATTTAAAGTACCCTTGTCAACTTTTAGTCGTCACGGGTAAAAATATTCGTGCTCAGCAACAACTTGTAGAAATTAAAACAAAATTAAAA
The window above is part of the candidate division WOR-3 bacterium genome. Proteins encoded here:
- the ribF gene encoding riboflavin biosynthesis protein RibF, whose translation is MLIYNLAPNKSYPDYFSSIITIGSFDGIHRGHDKIIKETKKLAKQKGKPWGIITFSPTPQVLLYRDFRFLLTTDEEKWIILEKYSPSFVGIIKFTRKIQNLMPEGFFVNYIVKPLRPQLVVVGPDHRFGKNSSGDIKLLKKLEVKYKFTLKILRHYKYHRIPVQSTRIRELLILGNIKRANELLGRYYSLIGTIKAGHGIARKLGFPTINIQIKNKYKLIPPDGVYFIRAGLLNKIYYGVMHIGISPTVSELFRVPKRRKIEVYLLNYRANEKINLYGQKISLEIIDRLREERKFSNTEDLQKQIAKDVSQAYKLIYG
- the rbfA gene encoding 30S ribosome-binding factor RbfA, with translation MPYRIEKIAETIKCAVAEIILTDLQDPMFNFVTITGIKLSNDLRQATLYFYTFAENVNNAVVLAHLNHAANFIRNRLREKVIMRYIPQLDFKLDELVVEEKRLSELLRRIKSSNGV
- a CDS encoding glycosyltransferase, encoding MKNGIGKKTLWLVYASRKGGHTYPTYALLSYLKTNYAHLFDARAINLLEHSFWMSSLEIVGRYGDLKFRKLWRFGYKSLRAESKWFLKIWEKSERLLFYFDNIVNTLFKKFPTPDLIVSFQPELNAIADYFKKYFLGQWHTVIIDLCLHGLWVNRAVDFYYVYNEEMKQMLLNKNFNTDQILVSGIPLRSQFYEVITKSPSEIRSQLGIFPNLPTILIIGGLLGTMVNFAEVVSKILNLKYPCQLLVVTGKNIRAQQQLVEIKTKLKLPIYIYGATDNVAPLMWASDFIISKPGSVTIAEALSLGKPMIVVTPEAGSLQEFYFAKLLEEENVGRWARNLYEIPRLVEELLTQKDLFVVLSTNAQKKHGHNLNATRIITENIINVFKKGVINERR
- the truB gene encoding tRNA pseudouridine(55) synthase TruB, with amino-acid sequence MESKISDTIKLTDLDNIKVKLRGILPIIKPSGITSYDCIRRLKQLFKNTKLGHAGTLDPIASGVLLILFNEATKLAPYLLMHDKEYEATFRLGITTDTDDITGQILKVQPVPQLSEDTLKKHLATFLGTQKQSPPKFSAIKIRGRKSYELARKGISVELPQRIITIKSLELVSFAPPLVRIRTLVTKGTYIRALVRDIGEKLNCGACLENLVRTKISSFTIENAIPLNEINYENVINGLIAPFDALPGLPSLILTNHELKKLANGLKIKKPLPYNPNTTIRLTDEKQRVFIIAKYTEETIHPERLIYADL
- a CDS encoding arginine decarboxylase, pyruvoyl-dependent; protein product: MILPKRIFLTKGVGRHRDKLSSFEAALRDAGIERFNLVRVSSILPPGCKFIPKTKGLQYLTPGEIVFCVLAENATNEPHRLISASIGVAVPKDPAQYGYLSEYHSFGETEAKAGDYAEDLAATMLATTLGVEFDPNASWDERKEIWKISGKIVRTMNITQTAIGDKRGWWTTVVAAAILIP
- a CDS encoding SpoIID/LytB domain-containing protein; this encodes MQRLPFFLLVTLFITFTTYNFCCRRTEIRIRMHEVKEPIIRVAVIWDTDTMYVISDSALLVSNSLQVTKLIRPNTYLLVTVKSDSVILLSLTKKPLLTDKNEILLESQGNIKIGTHLKKLTGYHSKIQVKKNVKHRFYTSSSLTAINILPVEKYLYGVVSCELGLAKEAEFEALKALAVCARSYVYTMLGRRDDFDIYGSYMYDQEYRGVEREYRLAKLAVDATRGEVLKYDNNIAFAQYHACCGGKTANGRYPYLKSIVDAPRHSKHQIPFCSDSPYYRWKVKLSYQAFLDTILYLAGVGYKFYFIPEAIFDKTSERLNYLKFTADKEYKISGDAVRKALNLRSTFFTIKKIGDSLEIDGKGWGHGIGLCQYGALAMARRGYSYRQILGHYYYRTKITKLY